One Kallotenue papyrolyticum genomic window carries:
- a CDS encoding Ig-like domain-containing protein, with amino-acid sequence MSHTPTVARTRSMALLRLTLVLALISSFAPWSAPLQAAPSGQQAPPLTVTKTAQLLNDADGDGRADPGDTLRYTISVTNTTSSAQHGVVISDTLDAALSLVRDSVAVSPLAVPDSYEANSAAPLEVAAPGLLANDDGLPAPGVEARTFASAQGGTVELRADGSFRYSAPAGFSGQDTFQYRVSNSVGSDQALVTITVRAGPAANDDRFVTPRDQPLLVSAPGVLANDSGTAPLSVQPFTGATAQGGSVILSADGAFTYTPPSGFTGDDSFSYTAQNAVGSDQATVTITVGLAPRAVDDSGWTAVAGRTLSIPATNGLLSNDDRGLPAALLTSFGGGALGGDVTGYGAGSSASFGDGGALTVGNDGAFSFTPPATFSGTFTFSYRLRNELGFSDATVTIVVQRPPQAVNDGVYRTDVEQDLRLDAPGLLSNDTLGDPPATLVSFGGGALGGSVDDHAAGASVPLAGGTLTVGADGALTLTTPTQPGSYTFQYRLSNAAGASTATVTIVVQAPPLANDDSYSMLTGATLQLAASDNGAPLRNDDRGVPPGTIASFGGGALGGDVTSYDAGAVVPLAGGSLSLTPDGALTLTAPTQPGTYTFQYRLSNVVGDSDATITIVIQALPRAVDDGYAVTLGQTLSRAAAGGLLANDDPGSPAGTLVSFGGGSLGGSVTDHSPGTSVTIGSDGALTVNADGSFSFTPPSSGSGDQFQFRYRLANSLGASDALVTIAIQRAPQAQPDSYTTVRGATLTVDAAGGLLSNDGLGNPPATLVSFGGGALGGSVDDHAAGASVPLAGGMLTVGADGALTLTTPTQPGSYTFQYRLSNAAGASTATVTITVQAAPGAVDDGPFRVAVNETLTIGAAGGLLSNDGLGNPPATLVSFGGGSLGGSVDDHAAGASVPLAGGMLTVGADGALTLTTPTQPGSYTFQYRLSNAAGAAIATVTIEVVAYPVAVDDSVAADSAPGAAYHTALNTTLTISSADATRLLANDTLGAPPATLVSFGAIQLAQADGGFGSPLGDVSSYAAGQSVDLGNGGMLTVNADGSLTLVPPRDYTGLLRFAYRLANSAGSDDALVTLAVGTRPQAIADSYPDTLLGNVWVDSAARGFSVLSNDRGDGLSLGSASSSFGDVTLRPDGTFVFDPRPGYEGAASFSYTLRNGFGTVTGTVSLRIAGMIWFIDNSRAGDGDGRLSAPFNRLESFQALNDGQGDHPAAGDVIFLYSGVAPYSGGIRLLDRQRLIGQGASSDLPTLTGLQPPIGSPALPTTGGASPVLGGASLAIEVAADNAIHGLRVGDTTDSDLAGTAFGTLTIRDVDLTGQGRALNLVNGTLDARFGELSAGGSASDGARLVDVAGGLEAANGTLAGGAGSGLWIERGALTFTYGGSVTQQNDAPVIVVADTSGGAITISGGASGSGNQGLLFTGNRATISLGSVFLLGTTAPGLRLNGNHASVTLSALNVYNSRSNQAALVVGDNAGALTIGDGTLTSGTAGAVAITNAGATPTPLDVTLSSVSSNGAATSIQLQHTGGSFTVQGRGRADSGGVIQNATAPAIVLQRAQNVTLRWLRISGQRDLALSAAEVSNLALSDSVIQGARGTPGVGAQSGLALTAPTGTLAIERVRLADVTGAALAVSSTLGSLNLQVRDSQISTADEGIVIQAAGISQAALTISGNTLSGIVGDAIALSAAGENGSVWRATLADNRIGRSDQLNSGTLAGDAISITTGGSASATRTLAVLRNQIAQYNGDGIAISTAGAPLEATVQGNLLSAPGSNAAAGIVVRAGAQSSHSETLCADVRDNAAAGVGRNGAGDVTAAQQGSTTLRLPGYIGARDNVAQVAAFLEGNNVGATASVTIANPATGVVGGPACAQPLLAAHGTGRGGQSLLTQADLEQARVASLQRWAAYGLAPQQMALLAGAPVEAADLEAGWLGQLVGTTIMLDPDAAGWGWATRSAQPGMDLLSVLLHEQGHLLGLDDQADAADGLMAARLRPGEQRTPTLAGQVASATVTVEPNGLRVELSQLPAGKVVSVIFDVVIADPLPEGVTQVSNQALVTADGVAATRSDDPTTATPGDPTVTPLDGLQPTRIFLPLVSNARQPDLVPLALQITPQRTSFAAGEPVQISVTVANQGTARSTAAWVDLYINPVPVPEGANLRWNDTCSLDPCFGIVWALPALEPGQQVTLTSSVDSYAAAYTRWPGWFAAGTSAIYVYVDSWNPGVVTGAVSEANESNNRIALRGLSVTGTNPKVTSAQHELPAERTLP; translated from the coding sequence GTGAGTCACACCCCCACCGTTGCCAGGACGCGCAGCATGGCCCTGTTGCGTCTAACGCTTGTGCTGGCCCTGATCAGCTCGTTCGCGCCCTGGTCGGCCCCGCTGCAGGCCGCGCCGTCAGGGCAGCAGGCGCCGCCGCTGACCGTCACCAAAACAGCGCAGTTGCTGAACGACGCCGACGGCGATGGGCGTGCCGATCCCGGCGATACACTGCGCTACACCATCAGCGTGACCAACACCACGTCCAGCGCTCAACACGGCGTAGTGATCAGCGACACGCTCGATGCGGCGCTGAGCCTGGTGCGCGATTCGGTGGCCGTCAGCCCGCTGGCCGTGCCTGACAGCTACGAGGCCAACAGCGCCGCGCCGCTGGAGGTGGCCGCGCCGGGCCTGTTGGCCAACGATGATGGTCTGCCCGCGCCCGGTGTGGAAGCGCGCACCTTCGCCTCGGCGCAGGGCGGCACGGTCGAGCTGCGCGCGGATGGCAGCTTCCGCTATAGCGCCCCGGCGGGCTTCTCCGGCCAGGATACCTTCCAGTACCGGGTGTCGAATAGCGTCGGCAGCGATCAGGCCCTGGTGACCATCACCGTGCGCGCCGGGCCGGCAGCCAACGATGATCGCTTTGTCACGCCGCGCGATCAACCACTGCTGGTCAGCGCGCCGGGCGTGCTGGCCAACGACAGCGGCACGGCGCCGCTGTCGGTGCAGCCCTTCACCGGCGCGACCGCGCAGGGCGGCAGCGTGATCTTGAGCGCCGATGGCGCGTTCACCTATACCCCGCCGAGCGGCTTCACCGGCGACGATAGCTTTTCCTACACTGCGCAGAACGCGGTCGGCAGCGATCAGGCCACCGTCACGATCACGGTCGGCCTGGCGCCGCGAGCAGTGGATGACAGCGGCTGGACGGCGGTGGCGGGCCGCACGCTGTCGATCCCCGCGACCAACGGCCTGCTGAGCAACGATGACCGGGGCCTGCCCGCGGCGCTGCTGACGAGCTTTGGCGGTGGCGCGCTGGGCGGCGATGTGACCGGTTATGGCGCGGGCAGCTCGGCGTCCTTCGGTGATGGCGGCGCGTTGACGGTGGGCAACGACGGCGCCTTTAGTTTCACGCCGCCTGCCACCTTCAGCGGCACGTTTACCTTCAGCTATCGCCTGCGCAACGAGCTGGGCTTCTCGGACGCGACCGTCACGATCGTGGTGCAGCGCCCGCCGCAGGCGGTGAACGACGGCGTGTACCGCACCGATGTCGAACAGGATCTGCGCCTGGACGCGCCCGGTCTGCTGAGCAACGACACGCTGGGCGATCCCCCCGCGACGCTGGTGAGCTTTGGCGGCGGCGCGCTGGGCGGCAGCGTGGACGATCACGCCGCCGGCGCGAGCGTGCCATTGGCGGGCGGCACGCTGACGGTTGGGGCGGACGGCGCGCTCACGCTCACGACGCCGACGCAGCCGGGCAGTTACACCTTCCAGTACCGCCTCAGCAACGCTGCCGGCGCGAGCACCGCCACGGTCACGATCGTCGTGCAAGCGCCGCCGCTGGCCAACGATGACAGCTACAGCATGCTGACCGGCGCGACGCTCCAGTTGGCGGCTAGCGACAACGGCGCGCCGCTGCGCAACGATGATCGGGGCGTGCCCCCCGGCACGATCGCCAGCTTTGGCGGCGGCGCGCTGGGTGGCGATGTGACCAGCTATGATGCCGGGGCAGTGGTGCCGCTGGCAGGCGGTTCGCTGTCGCTCACGCCGGACGGTGCGCTCACGCTCACGGCACCCACCCAGCCGGGAACCTATACCTTCCAGTACCGCCTCAGCAACGTCGTCGGTGACTCGGACGCGACGATCACCATCGTGATCCAGGCGCTGCCGCGCGCCGTGGATGACGGCTATGCCGTCACCCTGGGCCAGACGCTGAGCCGCGCCGCCGCCGGTGGCCTGCTCGCGAACGACGATCCGGGCAGCCCGGCGGGCACGCTGGTGAGCTTTGGCGGCGGGTCGCTGGGTGGCAGCGTGACCGACCACAGCCCCGGCACGAGCGTGACGATCGGCAGCGATGGCGCGTTGACGGTCAACGCCGATGGTTCGTTCAGCTTCACGCCGCCGAGCAGCGGCAGCGGCGATCAGTTCCAGTTCCGCTACCGGCTGGCCAACAGCCTGGGCGCCTCCGATGCGCTGGTGACGATCGCTATCCAGCGCGCGCCGCAGGCCCAGCCCGACAGCTACACCACTGTGCGCGGTGCAACGCTCACGGTTGACGCGGCGGGTGGTCTGTTGAGCAACGATGGGCTGGGCAATCCCCCCGCGACGCTGGTGAGCTTTGGCGGCGGCGCGCTGGGCGGCAGCGTGGACGATCACGCCGCCGGCGCGAGCGTGCCATTGGCGGGCGGCATGCTGACGGTTGGGGCGGACGGCGCGCTCACGCTCACGACGCCGACGCAGCCGGGCAGCTACACCTTCCAGTACCGCCTCAGCAACGCCGCCGGCGCGAGCACCGCCACGGTCACGATCACGGTACAGGCCGCGCCTGGCGCGGTGGATGATGGTCCCTTCCGCGTGGCGGTGAACGAGACGCTGACCATCGGCGCCGCCGGCGGCCTGCTGAGCAACGATGGGTTGGGCAATCCCCCCGCGACGCTGGTGAGCTTTGGCGGCGGGTCGCTGGGCGGCAGCGTGGACGATCACGCCGCCGGCGCGAGCGTGCCATTGGCGGGCGGCATGCTGACGGTTGGGGCGGACGGCGCGCTCACGCTCACGACGCCGACGCAGCCGGGCAGCTACACCTTCCAGTACCGCCTCAGCAACGCTGCCGGCGCGGCGATCGCCACGGTCACGATCGAGGTGGTGGCCTATCCGGTAGCGGTTGACGACAGCGTAGCCGCCGACAGCGCGCCTGGCGCTGCCTACCATACCGCGCTCAACACCACGCTCACGATCAGCAGCGCCGACGCGACGCGGCTGCTGGCCAACGATACCCTGGGCGCGCCGCCCGCAACGCTGGTCAGCTTTGGCGCGATCCAACTGGCCCAGGCGGACGGCGGCTTCGGGTCGCCGCTCGGCGATGTGAGCAGCTATGCCGCCGGTCAGAGCGTTGATCTGGGCAATGGCGGTATGTTGACGGTCAACGCCGACGGTTCGCTGACGCTGGTGCCGCCGCGCGACTACACCGGCCTGCTGCGCTTCGCCTACCGGCTGGCCAACAGCGCTGGCAGCGATGATGCGCTGGTCACGCTGGCAGTGGGGACGCGTCCGCAGGCCATCGCCGACAGCTATCCCGATACGCTGCTGGGCAACGTCTGGGTCGACTCGGCAGCGCGCGGCTTCAGCGTGCTAAGCAACGACCGCGGCGACGGCCTGAGCCTGGGCAGCGCCAGCTCCAGCTTCGGCGATGTGACGCTGCGTCCGGACGGCACGTTCGTCTTCGATCCGCGACCGGGCTACGAGGGCGCGGCCAGCTTCAGCTATACGCTGCGCAACGGGTTCGGCACGGTCACAGGCACGGTCAGCCTGCGCATCGCCGGCATGATCTGGTTCATCGACAACAGCCGCGCCGGCGATGGCGATGGACGTTTGAGCGCGCCCTTCAATCGGCTGGAATCCTTCCAGGCGCTCAATGATGGGCAGGGCGATCATCCCGCTGCCGGCGATGTCATCTTCCTCTACAGCGGGGTTGCGCCCTACAGCGGCGGCATCCGGCTGCTGGATCGCCAGCGGCTGATCGGCCAGGGCGCCAGCAGCGATCTGCCAACGCTGACCGGCCTGCAGCCGCCGATCGGCAGTCCGGCGCTACCGACGACCGGTGGCGCGTCGCCGGTGCTCGGTGGCGCGTCGCTCGCCATTGAGGTAGCTGCCGACAACGCGATCCATGGCCTGCGCGTGGGCGATACCACGGACAGCGATCTGGCGGGTACGGCCTTCGGCACACTGACGATCCGTGATGTTGACTTGACGGGTCAGGGCCGTGCGCTGAACCTGGTCAACGGCACACTGGATGCCCGCTTCGGCGAGCTGAGCGCGGGCGGCAGCGCCAGCGACGGCGCGCGGCTGGTGGATGTCGCTGGCGGGCTGGAGGCGGCCAACGGGACGCTCGCGGGCGGCGCCGGCTCCGGTCTATGGATCGAGCGCGGCGCGCTGACCTTCACCTACGGCGGCAGCGTCACCCAGCAGAACGATGCGCCGGTGATCGTCGTGGCCGACACGAGCGGCGGCGCGATCACCATCAGCGGCGGCGCCAGCGGTTCGGGCAACCAGGGGCTCCTGTTCACTGGCAACCGCGCCACGATCAGCCTGGGCAGCGTCTTCCTGCTGGGCACGACCGCGCCCGGTCTGCGGCTGAACGGTAACCACGCGTCGGTCACGCTGAGCGCGCTCAACGTTTATAACAGCCGCAGCAACCAGGCGGCGCTGGTGGTCGGCGACAACGCGGGCGCGCTGACGATCGGCGATGGCACGCTCACCAGCGGCACCGCCGGCGCGGTGGCGATCACCAATGCTGGCGCCACGCCAACGCCGTTGGATGTGACGCTGAGCAGTGTTTCGAGCAACGGCGCGGCAACCAGCATCCAGCTCCAGCACACCGGCGGTTCGTTTACGGTACAGGGGCGCGGTCGCGCCGACTCCGGCGGGGTGATCCAGAACGCCACGGCACCGGCGATCGTGCTGCAGCGCGCGCAGAACGTGACGCTGCGCTGGCTGCGCATCAGTGGGCAGCGCGATCTGGCGCTCAGCGCCGCTGAAGTGAGCAATCTGGCCCTGAGCGACAGTGTGATTCAGGGCGCGCGCGGCACGCCGGGCGTCGGCGCACAGTCTGGACTGGCCCTGACTGCGCCGACCGGCACGCTGGCGATCGAGCGCGTCCGCCTTGCCGATGTAACCGGCGCGGCGCTGGCGGTGAGCAGCACGCTGGGCAGCCTCAACCTGCAGGTACGCGACAGCCAGATCAGCACCGCCGACGAGGGCATCGTGATCCAGGCGGCGGGCATCAGCCAGGCGGCGCTCACGATCAGCGGTAACACGCTCTCCGGCATCGTCGGCGACGCCATAGCGCTGAGTGCCGCCGGTGAGAACGGCAGCGTCTGGCGCGCCACGCTGGCCGACAATCGCATCGGTCGCAGCGATCAGCTCAACTCCGGCACGCTCGCCGGCGATGCCATCAGCATCACAACCGGTGGCAGCGCGTCGGCAACGCGCACGCTGGCGGTGTTGCGCAACCAGATCGCGCAGTACAACGGCGATGGCATCGCCATCAGCACGGCGGGCGCGCCGCTGGAGGCAACCGTCCAGGGGAACCTGCTGAGCGCGCCGGGCAGCAATGCCGCCGCCGGCATCGTCGTGCGCGCCGGCGCGCAGAGCAGCCACAGCGAAACGCTCTGCGCCGATGTGCGCGACAACGCGGCTGCGGGCGTAGGACGCAACGGCGCCGGCGATGTCACTGCCGCGCAGCAGGGCAGCACGACGCTGCGCCTGCCGGGCTACATCGGCGCGCGCGACAACGTGGCGCAGGTGGCGGCGTTTCTGGAGGGCAACAACGTCGGCGCGACGGCCAGCGTGACGATCGCTAACCCGGCCACGGGCGTGGTGGGTGGTCCGGCGTGCGCGCAGCCGTTGCTGGCGGCGCACGGAACCGGGCGCGGCGGGCAGTCGCTGCTGACGCAGGCCGATCTGGAACAGGCGCGCGTGGCCAGCCTCCAGCGCTGGGCCGCCTATGGTCTTGCGCCGCAGCAGATGGCGCTGTTGGCCGGTGCGCCCGTGGAAGCGGCCGATCTGGAAGCCGGGTGGCTGGGCCAGCTCGTCGGTACGACGATCATGCTCGACCCCGACGCCGCCGGCTGGGGCTGGGCCACCCGGAGTGCTCAGCCGGGCATGGATCTGCTCAGCGTGCTGTTGCACGAACAGGGCCACCTCCTTGGCCTGGACGATCAGGCCGATGCTGCCGATGGCCTGATGGCCGCGCGGTTGCGTCCGGGTGAGCAGCGCACGCCCACGCTGGCCGGGCAGGTCGCGTCGGCGACGGTGACGGTGGAGCCGAATGGTCTGCGCGTGGAGCTGAGCCAGTTGCCGGCGGGCAAGGTCGTTTCGGTGATCTTCGATGTGGTCATCGCCGATCCATTGCCCGAAGGCGTCACCCAGGTGAGCAACCAGGCGCTGGTCACGGCTGATGGGGTGGCCGCGACGCGCAGCGACGATCCCACAACGGCTACGCCCGGCGACCCAACGGTGACGCCGCTCGACGGGCTGCAACCAACGCGCATCTTCCTGCCGCTGGTGAGCAATGCCCGCCAGCCCGATCTGGTGCCGCTGGCCCTGCAGATCACACCACAGCGCACTAGCTTTGCCGCGGGCGAGCCGGTGCAGATCAGTGTGACGGTTGCCAATCAAGGGACGGCGCGCTCCACGGCAGCCTGGGTCGATCTCTACATCAACCCCGTGCCGGTGCCAGAGGGTGCCAACCTGCGCTGGAACGACACCTGTTCGCTCGATCCCTGCTTCGGCATCGTCTGGGCGCTCCCCGCGCTGGAGCCGGGCCAGCAGGTCACGCTGACCTCGAGCGTGGACAGCTATGCGGCGGCCTATACGCGCTGGCCGGGCTGGTTTGCCGCCGGTACCAGCGCGATCTACGTCTATGTCGATAGCTGGAACCCCGGCGTCGTGACCGGCGCCGTGAGCGAAGCCAACGAGAGCAACAACCGCATCGCGTTGCGTGGCCTGAGCGTTACCGGTACGAATCCCAAGGTCACCTCCGCGCAGCACGAGCTGCCTGCTGAAAGGACGCTGCCATGA
- a CDS encoding carbohydrate ABC transporter permease produces the protein MSAHPLVARRRAVRWGEPALIYAILILVGALVIFPFFYMVTSSFKSSQAVVTVPPQLFPDVWQLGNYIEVVSIPSVQIGRQLLNSTIVTVTVVVGQVLTSLLAGYAFARIEFPGRNALFLAYLGTLMVPFAVLIVPMYRLMQALGWLDTLWALTIPWIFTAYGTFLLRQFFLTLPRDLEEAALIDGASRWGILFRIAAPLARPAIATLATFSFLYAWNSFLWPLIVITSPEKKVITQGLMDLQALYAVRVDLIMAGSVLAVLPTLLVYLFAQRYFIEGVATSGLAGR, from the coding sequence ATGAGCGCGCATCCGCTGGTGGCGCGTCGGCGCGCCGTGCGCTGGGGCGAACCCGCGTTGATCTATGCAATCCTGATCCTGGTCGGCGCGCTGGTGATCTTTCCCTTTTTCTACATGGTCACGTCGTCGTTCAAAAGCTCGCAGGCCGTGGTCACCGTGCCGCCGCAGCTCTTCCCCGATGTCTGGCAGCTCGGCAACTACATCGAGGTGGTCAGCATCCCCTCGGTGCAGATCGGTCGTCAACTGCTCAACTCGACGATCGTGACCGTGACGGTGGTCGTCGGGCAGGTCCTGACCTCCCTGCTGGCGGGCTATGCCTTCGCGCGCATCGAGTTTCCGGGACGCAACGCGCTCTTTCTGGCCTACCTGGGCACGCTGATGGTGCCCTTCGCCGTGCTGATCGTGCCGATGTATCGCCTGATGCAGGCGCTGGGCTGGCTGGATACGCTCTGGGCGCTGACCATTCCCTGGATCTTTACGGCCTACGGCACCTTTTTGCTGCGCCAGTTCTTTCTGACCCTGCCGCGCGACCTGGAGGAAGCGGCGCTGATCGACGGTGCGAGCCGCTGGGGAATTCTGTTCCGTATCGCCGCGCCGCTGGCCAGGCCGGCGATCGCCACGCTGGCAACCTTTAGCTTTTTATACGCCTGGAACAGCTTTTTGTGGCCGCTGATCGTGATCACCAGTCCGGAGAAGAAGGTGATCACCCAGGGGCTGATGGACCTCCAGGCGCTCTACGCCGTGCGCGTCGATCTGATCATGGCCGGCTCGGTGCTGGCCGTGCTGCCGACGCTGCTGGTGTACCTGTTTGCCCAACGCTACTTTATCGAAGGTGTGGCCACCTCCGGGCTGGCCGGACGTTGA
- a CDS encoding carbohydrate ABC transporter permease, with translation MSDRVRSLSGGVAAPRAWAGRQRRRAMLDAYLMLLPTILGVLIFFAVPLGVSLYLSFTDARLAGATRVIGAANYLRALGDAKFRLALQNTVLLSLGTLVFSVPPALGLALLLNRPLRGRTFFRGLFFVPVVASVVGIALVWRYLLNYDFGFVNYALSRLGLPRINWLNDPSVALWSVIIVVVWRTLGYNLVIFLAGLQNVPRQLYEAASIDGAGRWQQFRHITLPMLSPTTFFIVVTTLINVLQEFPIPYALGVTRSGAAGPADAMLTIVFYLYQQGFNSFRMGYASALAWLLFAMIMLVTLVQFAVSRRWVHYD, from the coding sequence ATGAGCGATCGCGTGCGTTCTCTGTCGGGTGGGGTGGCCGCGCCGCGCGCCTGGGCCGGTCGCCAACGCCGCCGCGCCATGCTCGACGCCTACCTGATGCTACTGCCTACCATCCTAGGCGTGTTGATCTTTTTTGCCGTGCCCCTGGGCGTGTCACTGTACCTCAGCTTCACCGATGCGCGCTTGGCGGGCGCGACGCGGGTGATCGGCGCCGCCAACTATCTGCGCGCGCTGGGCGATGCCAAGTTCCGCCTGGCGCTGCAAAACACCGTGTTGCTCAGCCTGGGCACGCTGGTCTTCTCGGTACCGCCGGCGCTAGGGCTGGCATTGCTGCTCAACCGACCGCTGCGCGGACGCACCTTTTTTCGCGGCCTGTTCTTTGTGCCGGTCGTCGCCTCGGTGGTAGGCATCGCTCTGGTCTGGCGCTACCTGCTCAACTACGACTTCGGCTTCGTCAACTATGCGCTGAGCCGGCTGGGCCTGCCGCGCATCAACTGGCTCAACGATCCCAGCGTGGCGCTGTGGAGCGTGATCATCGTGGTGGTCTGGCGCACGCTCGGCTACAACCTGGTGATCTTTCTAGCCGGTCTGCAAAACGTGCCGCGCCAGCTCTATGAAGCCGCCAGCATCGATGGCGCCGGTCGCTGGCAACAGTTTCGACACATCACCCTGCCGATGCTCTCGCCGACGACCTTTTTCATTGTGGTCACGACCCTGATCAACGTATTGCAGGAGTTTCCGATCCCCTACGCCCTGGGCGTGACGCGCAGCGGCGCCGCCGGGCCGGCAGACGCCATGCTCACGATCGTGTTCTACCTGTATCAGCAGGGCTTCAACAGCTTCCGCATGGGCTATGCCTCGGCGCTGGCCTGGCTGCTGTTCGCGATGATCATGCTGGTGACGCTGGTGCAGTTCGCGGTCTCCAGGCGCTGGGTACACTATGACTAG
- a CDS encoding ABC transporter substrate-binding protein: MQRRSLIVSLGLILVLLLNACSVSTTPQGTAGNASPAASPAASPATGGEQITIRWRTRPSDAAEQAVYQQLADTANQTLAAKNIRIQYEPGVNQGYFEKLKTEIAAGNEPDIYWIGAVELADFVATGKVLDLKPYIDKDSSFSLDSFVKQPIAELNRDGKVYGLPRDISTMVVYYNADLFKAAGLPTPQELAAQGKWNWESFLDTARKLTDPAKQQYGVGFGNWWGPAWGYFTYAAGGGIFNQDRTACALDQPASIEGARFAKQLYDEKLLPPSDAESENLFNAGKIGMYFNGRWFTPGVRQNATFAWDVAEMPQGQRKMTWLFWGPYLVSANSRHPDAAWEALKAITSAQAMAKVAELGTNIPARTDESAVQAFLKSTPPANNQAFLDGIAYAQPEAPVWNGSWADFSSTVQQLWDQMIAGQLTPEQFGQQACQQTRTALGR; this comes from the coding sequence ATGCAGCGTCGATCGCTGATCGTCAGCCTGGGCCTGATCCTGGTGCTGCTGTTGAACGCCTGCAGCGTCTCGACCACACCGCAGGGCACGGCCGGCAACGCCTCGCCCGCCGCCTCACCGGCCGCCTCGCCCGCGACGGGCGGCGAGCAAATCACCATTCGCTGGCGCACGCGTCCATCGGACGCCGCGGAGCAGGCGGTCTATCAACAACTGGCCGACACCGCCAACCAAACGCTGGCCGCCAAAAACATCCGCATCCAGTACGAGCCCGGCGTCAACCAGGGCTACTTCGAAAAACTGAAGACCGAGATCGCCGCCGGTAACGAGCCCGACATCTACTGGATCGGCGCAGTCGAACTGGCCGACTTCGTCGCCACCGGCAAGGTCCTGGATCTCAAGCCCTACATCGACAAGGACAGCAGCTTCTCGCTCGACAGCTTCGTCAAGCAGCCGATCGCTGAGCTGAACCGCGACGGCAAGGTCTATGGCCTGCCGCGCGACATCTCGACCATGGTGGTGTACTACAACGCCGATCTCTTCAAAGCGGCGGGGCTGCCCACACCCCAGGAGCTGGCGGCGCAGGGCAAATGGAACTGGGAGAGCTTTCTGGACACGGCGCGCAAGCTGACCGATCCCGCCAAGCAGCAGTACGGCGTGGGCTTCGGCAACTGGTGGGGCCCGGCCTGGGGCTACTTCACCTACGCCGCGGGCGGCGGTATCTTCAACCAGGACCGTACGGCCTGTGCCCTGGATCAGCCGGCCTCGATCGAGGGCGCGCGCTTTGCCAAGCAACTCTACGATGAGAAACTGCTGCCGCCGAGCGACGCCGAGAGCGAAAACCTGTTCAATGCCGGCAAGATCGGCATGTACTTCAACGGGCGCTGGTTCACCCCTGGCGTGCGCCAGAACGCCACCTTCGCCTGGGACGTCGCCGAGATGCCGCAGGGCCAGCGCAAAATGACCTGGCTCTTCTGGGGTCCGTACCTGGTCAGCGCCAACTCCCGCCATCCCGACGCTGCCTGGGAGGCGCTCAAAGCGATCACCAGCGCCCAAGCCATGGCCAAGGTTGCCGAACTGGGCACCAACATTCCGGCGCGCACCGACGAGAGCGCGGTGCAGGCCTTCCTGAAGTCCACGCCGCCGGCCAACAATCAGGCCTTCCTGGACGGCATCGCCTATGCCCAGCCGGAAGCGCCGGTGTGGAACGGCAGTTGGGCCGACTTCAGCAGCACCGTCCAGCAGCTCTGGGACCAGATGATCGCCGGGCAGCTCACGCCGGAACAGTTCGGACAGCAGGCCTGTCAGCAGACCAGGACCGCGCTGGGACGCTGA
- a CDS encoding LacI family DNA-binding transcriptional regulator, whose amino-acid sequence MATIDEVAARAGVSRGTVSKVLLGGYHASARTREKVLRAAAELGYRPSLAARALSKGRTYVIGLLIPYDPDQLFADPHVLDIIRGVEAAANRHDYNILLSTAHRPNDPASAYSRVLHSRYVDGLIVHEGPNMHSITAQLATQPSPWVVSGYGLPEHDAPCVHADDTAITAQLIEHLIALGHRRIGVIAAEQRLGAFERRLAGLRQALARHGLPDDPASYAYGDMSVESGYRAAQHLMERAARPTAIWALNDRMALGALQWAREHGLRVPEDVSIAGFDDIPAAALSNPPLTTVRLPSYREGQEAADLLFRILDGEEVPSEVLVPTDVVVRASTGPAPEGGDQHH is encoded by the coding sequence ATGGCGACGATCGACGAGGTTGCGGCACGGGCCGGCGTATCCCGCGGGACGGTCTCCAAGGTCCTGCTGGGGGGCTACCATGCCAGCGCGCGCACGCGCGAAAAGGTCTTGCGCGCCGCGGCGGAGCTAGGCTACCGGCCCAGCCTGGCGGCGCGCGCCCTGTCCAAGGGCCGCACCTATGTGATTGGCCTGCTGATCCCCTACGACCCGGATCAGCTCTTTGCCGACCCGCACGTGCTCGACATCATTCGCGGCGTGGAAGCCGCGGCCAACCGCCACGACTACAACATCCTGCTCTCCACGGCGCACCGTCCCAACGATCCGGCCAGCGCCTACAGTCGGGTGCTGCACTCGCGCTACGTGGATGGACTGATCGTGCACGAGGGCCCCAACATGCACTCGATTACAGCGCAGTTGGCGACGCAACCCTCGCCCTGGGTAGTGAGCGGCTACGGCCTGCCGGAGCATGACGCGCCCTGCGTCCATGCCGACGACACGGCCATCACCGCCCAGCTGATCGAGCATCTGATCGCGCTGGGCCACCGCCGCATTGGGGTGATCGCCGCCGAGCAACGCTTGGGCGCCTTTGAGCGGCGTCTGGCCGGCCTGCGTCAGGCGCTGGCCAGGCACGGGCTGCCGGATGATCCCGCGAGCTATGCCTACGGCGATATGAGTGTAGAAAGCGGCTACCGCGCGGCGCAGCACCTGATGGAGCGCGCCGCGCGGCCTACAGCGATCTGGGCGCTCAACGACCGCATGGCGCTGGGCGCGTTGCAATGGGCGCGCGAACATGGCCTGCGCGTGCCGGAGGATGTGTCGATCGCCGGCTTCGACGATATCCCCGCGGCGGCCCTCAGCAACCCACCGCTTACCACCGTGCGCCTGCCGAGCTACCGCGAGGGGCAGGAAGCCGCCGATCTGCTCTTCCGCATCCTGGACGGCGAGGAGGTGCCGTCCGAGGTGCTGGTGCCCACCGACGTGGTAGTGCGCGCCTCAACCGGACCGGCGCCCGAAGGAGGTGATCAACACCACTGA